A single region of the Candidatus Hydrogenedentota bacterium genome encodes:
- a CDS encoding NADH:ubiquinone reductase (Na(+)-transporting) subunit B, translating into MKFLLELQDKQRKLFEKGGKLERLHPLFEANDTFLFTPDSVTKGPSHVRDGLDLKRMMSVVVIALIPCVVMALYNTGLQANLALNAAKVGELTGWRNALLQTLGVGFSPDSLLACLIHGALYFFPVYIMTIIAGGFWEVLFAIVRKHEVNEGFLVTSLLIPLTLPPGIPLWQVAIGVSFGVVFGKEVFGGTGMNFLNPALVTRAFLFFAYPGQISGDKVWVATQSTNWIDGYSGATALGMIQMGGYQGLADHGYTWWKAFSGLELGSMGETSALACLIGAVILIATRVGSWRTMAGICLGTVVMASFFNVLGRGPATGFAVPFWWHMVLGGYAFGAVFMATDPVSSAFTDMGKWIYGFMIGAFVVLIRVTNPAYPEAMMLSILFWNIFAPLIDYYVVKANIKRRLARSAA; encoded by the coding sequence ATGAAGTTCCTACTCGAGCTCCAAGACAAACAGCGAAAGCTCTTTGAAAAGGGCGGAAAGCTTGAACGGCTTCATCCGTTGTTTGAAGCCAACGATACCTTCTTGTTCACCCCCGATTCGGTGACCAAGGGGCCGTCGCACGTTCGCGACGGACTGGACCTCAAGCGCATGATGAGCGTCGTGGTCATCGCGCTGATCCCGTGCGTCGTCATGGCCCTCTACAATACCGGTCTGCAGGCCAACCTCGCACTCAATGCCGCCAAAGTGGGCGAACTCACCGGTTGGCGAAACGCCCTGCTCCAAACGCTCGGCGTGGGATTCTCTCCGGACAGTCTGCTTGCGTGCCTCATTCACGGCGCGCTGTATTTCTTCCCCGTGTACATCATGACCATCATCGCGGGCGGATTTTGGGAAGTTCTCTTTGCGATTGTGCGCAAGCACGAAGTAAATGAGGGATTCCTGGTGACCAGCCTGCTCATCCCTCTTACCCTGCCTCCCGGCATTCCCCTCTGGCAGGTCGCGATTGGCGTGAGCTTCGGCGTCGTCTTCGGCAAGGAAGTATTCGGCGGCACCGGCATGAACTTCTTGAACCCCGCCTTGGTGACCCGCGCATTCCTGTTCTTCGCATACCCCGGCCAAATCAGCGGCGACAAGGTGTGGGTGGCCACGCAATCGACCAACTGGATCGATGGATACAGCGGCGCCACCGCGCTGGGCATGATCCAGATGGGTGGATACCAGGGGCTTGCCGACCACGGCTATACATGGTGGAAGGCGTTCAGCGGACTTGAGTTGGGCTCGATGGGTGAAACCTCGGCCCTCGCGTGTCTTATCGGGGCCGTCATTCTCATCGCAACCCGCGTGGGATCGTGGCGCACAATGGCCGGCATCTGTCTCGGCACCGTCGTCATGGCTTCCTTCTTCAACGTACTGGGGCGCGGTCCGGCTACCGGGTTCGCAGTTCCCTTCTGGTGGCACATGGTCCTTGGTGGCTATGCGTTTGGCGCAGTTTTCATGGCGACCGACCCGGTGTCTTCTGCCTTTACCGACATGGGTAAGTGGATCTACGGCTTCATGATCGGGGCCTTCGTCGTGCTCATTCGCGTGACGAATCCGGCGTATCCCGAGGCCATGATGCTGTCGATTCTTTTCTGGAACATTTTTGCGCCGCTCATCGACTACTACGTCGTGAAAGCGAACATCAAGAGAAGGTTGGCTCGCAGTGCAGCGTAA
- a CDS encoding Na(+)-translocating NADH-quinone reductase subunit A, translated as MHTIKKGLDLPIAGQPEQTISQAALPRKVALLADDYVGLRPTMSVAVGDAVKRGQTLFEDKKTPGVRYAAPGAGTVVAVNRGAKRAFQSIVIELTESERSGSPTDADFASFAAYTGKNPAGLSRDEIRDLLVESGMWTAFRTRPFSRVPAVDSKPRSIFVTAIDTNPLSPSVEAVLKGRDHEFELGLICVAKLTDGRTYLCKSAGAAVPVNPNLGVQVEEFAGPHPAGTVGMHIHRLDPVSRNKMVWHIGYQDVLSIGRLVSTGKLDVERVVSLAGPTVKRPRLVKTRAGASLDELTANELEAVENRVISGSVLSGRTAMGDILGYLGRYHLQITALEEGHKREFLGWIAPGKSKFSVIPVFLSRLLGAKSFRFTTTTNGSARAMVPIGMYESVMPMDIQPTFLLRALIMGDIERAELLGCLELDEEDLALCTFVCPGKYDYGQILRENLETIYKEG; from the coding sequence GTGCATACAATCAAAAAGGGACTGGACCTGCCTATCGCAGGACAGCCGGAGCAGACGATAAGCCAGGCGGCTCTGCCGCGAAAAGTGGCTTTGTTGGCCGATGATTACGTCGGTCTGCGTCCAACCATGAGCGTGGCGGTTGGCGACGCCGTTAAGCGTGGCCAGACGCTATTTGAAGACAAAAAGACCCCCGGAGTTCGGTACGCCGCCCCCGGCGCGGGCACGGTTGTGGCCGTGAACCGCGGCGCCAAGCGGGCTTTCCAATCCATCGTCATTGAGTTGACGGAATCCGAGCGAAGCGGGTCCCCCACGGATGCCGATTTTGCCTCCTTTGCGGCATACACCGGCAAGAATCCGGCAGGCCTAAGTCGTGATGAGATTCGCGATTTGCTGGTCGAGTCGGGAATGTGGACGGCATTTCGCACGCGCCCGTTCAGCCGCGTGCCCGCTGTCGACTCCAAGCCCCGGTCGATTTTTGTGACCGCTATCGACACTAACCCGTTGTCGCCTTCGGTTGAGGCTGTTTTGAAGGGCCGGGACCACGAGTTCGAGTTGGGTCTAATCTGTGTTGCCAAGTTGACCGATGGCCGGACGTACCTCTGCAAGTCTGCCGGAGCCGCGGTGCCAGTCAACCCCAATCTTGGCGTACAGGTCGAAGAATTTGCTGGGCCCCATCCTGCGGGCACGGTCGGAATGCACATTCATCGTCTCGATCCCGTAAGCCGCAACAAGATGGTGTGGCACATCGGATATCAGGATGTTCTTTCGATTGGCCGCCTGGTGAGCACAGGCAAGCTGGACGTGGAACGCGTCGTGTCGTTGGCGGGTCCCACCGTCAAGCGTCCTCGCTTGGTAAAGACTCGCGCGGGCGCTTCCTTGGACGAGCTTACCGCCAACGAACTTGAAGCCGTCGAGAACCGCGTGATTTCCGGCTCGGTGTTGTCCGGCAGAACCGCCATGGGCGACATCCTCGGGTATCTTGGCCGGTACCACCTTCAAATCACCGCGTTGGAAGAAGGACACAAGCGCGAATTCCTCGGTTGGATCGCACCCGGCAAGAGCAAGTTCTCGGTAATCCCCGTATTCTTGTCGCGCTTGTTGGGAGCCAAGTCGTTCCGATTCACGACCACTACGAACGGTTCGGCGCGCGCCATGGTCCCCATTGGTATGTACGAAAGCGTCATGCCCATGGACATTCAGCCGACGTTCTTGTTGCGGGCGCTGATTATGGGAGACATCGAGCGCGCCGAATTGCTCGGTTGCCTCGAATTGGACGAAGAGGACTTGGCCCTTTGCACGTTTGTGTGTCCCGGCAAGTACGACTACGGTCAGATCCTTCGCGAAAACCTTGAGACCATTTACAAGGAAGGCTGA
- the rlmD gene encoding 23S rRNA (uracil(1939)-C(5))-methyltransferase RlmD, which produces MSTIEPEPENLSAEPAPDVCAHFGDCGGCQSQNVPYEKQVQAKSEALSALFRAHWETTIPVAESPTIWHYRNKVDPNFGRMHYPEPPPKGFERELVLGFKRHGKWFWTLDLAECRIAPEGMDTLVAAVRAWAKERKLTAFSSKSKDGFLRALLVREGKRTGERMVVLVTHKGDLDKQSFVDTVQAVFPCQSIQWAVYRGDAEITAADQLELLYGKPSIEEVLHIPDSRFERKLKFKLSPFSFFQTNSLATELLYGQIRAWVRESRPSVLYDLYGGSGGIAFSCADCVDRVVSVESEESASVDGVFNRETNNIDDVIFLTQKVEDYLRETLSKQGKLQSNNLVVLDPPRAGLHPKALKRLMMLEPKEIIYVSCKPTVFAEELPAFLTKYDIRDMRAFDLFPHTEHVELLTRLMLKG; this is translated from the coding sequence ATGAGTACAATCGAGCCAGAGCCAGAAAATCTCTCCGCCGAACCCGCGCCGGATGTATGTGCGCATTTTGGGGATTGCGGCGGGTGCCAATCGCAGAACGTACCCTACGAAAAACAAGTCCAGGCGAAAAGCGAAGCGCTTAGCGCGTTGTTTCGCGCGCACTGGGAAACGACCATTCCCGTCGCGGAGTCGCCAACCATCTGGCACTACCGGAACAAGGTCGATCCCAACTTCGGACGCATGCATTACCCGGAACCGCCGCCAAAGGGATTCGAACGCGAGTTGGTACTGGGGTTCAAGCGGCACGGGAAATGGTTCTGGACGCTCGACCTCGCGGAGTGCCGCATCGCCCCGGAAGGAATGGACACGCTCGTTGCAGCCGTGCGCGCGTGGGCAAAAGAACGGAAGCTGACCGCATTCAGTTCGAAGTCGAAGGACGGGTTTCTGCGGGCGTTGCTGGTGCGCGAAGGCAAACGCACCGGGGAACGCATGGTCGTGCTCGTCACGCACAAAGGCGACCTCGACAAGCAGTCGTTTGTGGATACGGTGCAGGCCGTGTTTCCGTGCCAGAGCATCCAGTGGGCCGTCTATCGCGGAGACGCGGAAATCACCGCGGCAGACCAACTGGAGTTGCTGTATGGGAAGCCGTCCATCGAAGAGGTGTTGCACATCCCCGATTCGCGGTTCGAACGCAAACTGAAGTTCAAGTTGTCGCCGTTCAGCTTCTTCCAGACCAACAGCCTCGCCACCGAACTGCTCTACGGGCAGATTCGCGCGTGGGTGCGCGAGTCGCGCCCGAGCGTGCTCTACGATCTCTACGGCGGTTCCGGCGGCATCGCGTTTAGCTGCGCCGACTGCGTTGACCGCGTGGTATCGGTGGAAAGCGAAGAGTCTGCGTCCGTGGACGGCGTCTTCAACCGCGAAACCAACAACATCGACGACGTAATCTTCCTGACGCAGAAAGTCGAAGACTACCTTCGCGAGACCTTGTCCAAGCAAGGCAAACTGCAATCGAACAACCTTGTCGTGCTCGACCCGCCCCGCGCGGGACTCCACCCCAAGGCCCTGAAGCGGCTGATGATGCTCGAACCCAAAGAGATCATCTACGTCTCCTGCAAACCCACCGTCTTCGCGGAAGAACTCCCCGCGTTCCTCACCAAATACGACATCCGCGACATGCGCGCCTTCGACCTCTTCCCCCACACCGAACACGTCGAACTGCTGACGAGGCTGATGCTGAAGGGATAG
- a CDS encoding carboxypeptidase-like regulatory domain-containing protein, whose protein sequence is MLTSNRVRGIVLLALVICGAIAVFLTGHKTSEHISPTPKTSSNNVARSASPSLGEDSDASAVISGAVRNRLTQESLPGVELLLRGKAGEAERSETGDDGTYEFRDLPPGEYVLEFYSPSGLVERNPDLTKRTVVVTAGEKAKVDLLLDAGAVYAGLVIDAATQAVVQDVTVIATAEEHSRGYGKTNNEGHFCLMALQGELEYDVVVSSEDYLRYTKKISLPAQGFQSDSISLVRGSVIQGRLLLSNNQPIDTAYGLGSIRISLENETGTEVAGPSSQVPPKDSPPAPGTFRFSLLPTGTYYLKAQCYLVPGSALNGKTFYRDEAVVIRRPGETVEADLALPFEAGGTGSIEGRVVTAEGKPVANASVALKEYPLETRQRTDSEGHFALPNLLEGARFDIIARFAYHDYKEETAGPTQAEVTGVPVGKRNLRIVLPLSGSLAGVAVDKDTGGVLAQATVEVARECIRDETGQFIMPNSMREIAQTDPDGFAVQFLTPGTVTICVSSPGYYAVRVPDIRIESGQTADVGRVLLSKGIPVQFEVYYAKGFSGKLYGINVFTATGGWAEPSIEEREGQENPRVYDVSISPGSYLVTPLVEYEGSPWERSYHNIEVAAASQTGSTQVFKFTIGSDTGEVYGVIENALDYRVEQIYLARQQQWPYAPNEPNVNARFYEDPTATFLMREQRPSETGTFRFEHLPADTYGIHVVYQDPRTGEKRVESTPVTVGDGETSEVSLSLRGGDTS, encoded by the coding sequence ATGTTGACAAGCAATCGTGTAAGGGGAATTGTTCTTCTCGCTCTCGTGATATGCGGTGCAATTGCCGTCTTCCTTACGGGGCATAAGACCAGCGAACACATTTCACCAACGCCCAAAACTTCATCGAATAATGTCGCACGATCAGCCTCGCCGAGCTTAGGGGAAGACTCAGATGCTTCCGCGGTCATTTCAGGGGCAGTTCGAAATCGCCTGACGCAAGAGTCCTTACCTGGTGTGGAATTGCTGCTGCGCGGGAAGGCTGGCGAAGCCGAACGAAGCGAAACAGGTGACGATGGGACATACGAGTTTCGTGACCTGCCGCCCGGCGAGTATGTGCTGGAATTCTACTCCCCATCAGGCTTGGTTGAACGAAACCCTGACCTGACGAAACGTACTGTCGTGGTGACAGCAGGAGAGAAGGCCAAAGTGGACCTCCTGTTGGATGCCGGCGCAGTCTACGCTGGTCTTGTAATCGACGCCGCAACTCAAGCAGTCGTGCAAGACGTGACCGTTATCGCCACGGCAGAGGAGCATTCTCGAGGATATGGCAAAACGAACAATGAGGGCCATTTCTGCCTCATGGCCCTGCAGGGGGAACTTGAGTACGATGTAGTCGTTAGTAGTGAAGATTATCTCCGGTACACCAAAAAGATCTCCCTTCCCGCTCAGGGTTTTCAGAGTGACTCGATTTCGCTGGTACGCGGTTCGGTAATTCAAGGAAGACTTCTCCTTTCCAATAACCAACCCATTGATACAGCGTACGGGTTGGGGAGCATCCGTATCTCGCTGGAAAACGAGACGGGAACTGAAGTGGCAGGGCCCTCCTCCCAAGTACCTCCCAAAGACAGTCCGCCCGCCCCCGGCACCTTCCGGTTCTCGTTGCTTCCGACGGGCACGTATTACCTAAAAGCCCAGTGCTATCTCGTACCGGGCTCAGCCTTGAATGGTAAGACCTTCTACCGCGACGAAGCTGTGGTCATACGGCGTCCCGGCGAAACGGTAGAGGCAGACTTGGCACTGCCTTTTGAAGCGGGTGGGACGGGCAGTATCGAAGGAAGAGTCGTTACAGCAGAAGGGAAGCCGGTCGCGAATGCGTCGGTCGCGCTTAAGGAGTATCCTCTGGAGACTAGACAGCGGACGGATAGTGAAGGGCATTTTGCACTCCCCAATCTGCTTGAGGGGGCACGGTTCGATATCATCGCCCGTTTCGCCTATCACGACTACAAAGAGGAAACCGCCGGGCCCACTCAAGCCGAGGTGACCGGAGTTCCTGTCGGCAAGCGAAACCTCCGTATTGTGTTGCCGCTTTCTGGAAGCCTGGCTGGGGTAGCCGTGGACAAGGATACCGGCGGCGTCCTTGCGCAGGCAACGGTAGAAGTCGCGCGAGAATGCATACGAGACGAAACTGGCCAGTTCATCATGCCGAACTCCATGAGAGAAATCGCCCAGACCGATCCGGACGGCTTCGCTGTCCAGTTCCTCACACCTGGAACAGTCACAATTTGCGTCAGTAGTCCGGGGTACTACGCGGTGCGGGTGCCGGATATCCGGATCGAAAGCGGCCAAACAGCCGATGTGGGGCGGGTTCTGCTTTCGAAGGGAATTCCTGTTCAATTCGAAGTGTATTACGCCAAAGGGTTCTCTGGAAAGCTCTACGGTATTAACGTTTTCACTGCTACGGGCGGGTGGGCCGAACCCAGTATTGAAGAAAGAGAAGGTCAGGAGAATCCGCGCGTTTACGACGTGTCGATTTCGCCGGGATCCTATCTGGTTACCCCTCTCGTCGAGTACGAGGGCAGTCCCTGGGAAAGGAGCTACCACAATATTGAAGTGGCGGCCGCTTCCCAGACGGGCAGTACTCAGGTTTTCAAGTTTACCATCGGTAGCGATACGGGCGAAGTATATGGGGTGATTGAGAACGCGCTCGACTATCGAGTGGAACAGATCTATCTGGCGCGGCAGCAGCAGTGGCCCTACGCGCCCAACGAACCCAATGTCAATGCTCGTTTCTATGAAGACCCTACGGCAACATTTCTGATGAGAGAACAACGGCCTTCCGAAACCGGTACATTTCGCTTTGAACACTTGCCGGCGGATACCTATGGAATCCATGTTGTATATCAAGACCCCCGGACAGGGGAAAAGCGCGTTGAATCCACGCCAGTCACAGTAGGAGACGGAGAGACTTCGGAGGTCTCGCTGAGTCTGCGCGGCGGGGATACAAGCTAA